The sequence TCCATGTAGCTTAAGGGCACTACAGCACAACGTGGGCATTGATGAGAACGTCAAGAATTTAAGTAGGAGCGATTGTAATTCCCTAAAgcctcgtttgggaggaggaaattgaatggaatggaaaggaatgaaaaaaaataattttagaatattcttccctttccttatttggaagttttaatggaggaaaagaaaagctcattcctttgtttgggagtttaagtgggagggaatggaatgagtaagagggaacactcattcctctctattcccttaaaatctcaaattttcattccccctgaaattgggaggaatttgagtaaatgaaattagatttaacgATTTTTTACTAAAgcttccaaaatacccctatatattcaactctttattttaaaataggggtctaatagtaatattgttataaaatgattccatttcattccctccatgttgctcccaaataagattacttacattccatttattttcattcatttccattcctttattttaaaacatccaatcaggGTTggttaattccattccattcatttccattcccttatatatgatcattctatttcattcccttatgaactcccaaacggagcCTAAGAAATTGTGACAACCCAATTTATGCGAATTTGATTGGATTAGATTGGATTGGATCACAGTATCTGACTTAAAGCATTACTTAGATCCCCAGACACGCGGGAGATATTGAAGAAATATATGTGTATTTACAAGATGAAGCATCTTTGACTCAAAATTAGAAGGAAGCTTTGCATAAGACTCTAAGAAAGATCAATAAGTTCTAACGTTAATCTATCATGGTTTAGATGAAACCATATTTGAGAAAGTTGTAAATGCAACTTCATCCAAAAAATCATAGGAGATCCTTCAAACTCTTTGAAGGGAGTAATTAATAATGTTAACTAGTTAAGAATGCTCGCGTTTAAACATTGAGAGATGAGTTGGAAACCTTACACATGAAAGAATCCTAATCAGTTTCGGATTATTTTTCAAGGTTGATAGCTATTGTGAATCAATTGAAAAGATGTGTTAAGAAATTGGACGATGCCTGTATGGTAAAAAATATCCTTCAATCGTTGACCAACTCATTGGATTTTTACAAGCCCACATGAAGAAAGGCTTAACAATAAGAAGCAAGAGACTTTGGAGCCTGTTAAACAATACAAGCTTACCTTGAATGAGAAAGGATGTCATGAAAGTACTCAAAGAAGGTCAAGACATAGACATGGTCAAGGACAAGGATCCAAGGAAAAGGTTCGGGATTTTGAAATGATTATTGGACTTaaagcatttgcagcagtgtggctatattgctatattgttaaattttagtTACACTGCCACTAAAATGATGCTCCAACAATTaagctaaatctattttttttagctctactgctacagtgcacatctatagatagatgtgcactgttcatgagagctaaaaatataataattttttatttggccAATGATTaaaagcctctctctctctcagtcactcCGTGCTCTCCGACCCACGCCTCCACCGGCCTCAACGTCACCGGCCCAAGCCGACCTAAGCCCCAAGACTCCGACACACGCCTCCGCCGTCCTCAACGTCACTGGCCCAAGCTGACCCAAGCCCCAAGCCAACCCAAGCCCCAAGCCGCTGATCCACGTCTCCGACCCATGCCTCCGCCCACTTCTCTTTCGCCGATCAGACTCACGCCGACACTGTCCTCCCCAAGCCGCAAGCCACCGCTACCGCCtatctctctattctctttgcTGTgattaagtgtttttttttttttttaaatgtattttcatatgggtttggtggctataatggtggtggttgattttggctatggtcgtggtggtggatgattttgacaatgggtttgtggattttggttgtggtggtggtggatgattttggcTTTGGCAGTGGGTTTTGTAGATTTTGGCTATGAGTTTTGTGGTttatggttgtggttgtggcagTAGCAATGGCAGTGGGTTGTGGTTGTCATGGCTGGTGGTTTGTGGTGACTGGTGGTGATGGggttgtgattgtggttgtggtttttttttttttttttttttttttttttttttttttttttttttttttctatgttgtgtTGTGGTTGCCAAAGtagagtggtggttgtggccggtggtggtggtggaggttgtgggtgtgggtgtgggtgtggctgatggtagagaTGGTGTGGTTAGTGCTATGGATTTTTTTggtagtgggatatattattttattatagaggatatattattttattgtaatgtttatattattttattatgttggaAGCTAAAATAAATCCATTGCTGCAGTATGtgtataggtaaaatagataaaataacttttagtggagctaaaaagctaaatttttaaccCCATTGCTATGGATGCTCTTATGACCTGCTATCTTAGAATTTAGATGAAGCTAACAAAGGATATGATTTTCATTTATCAAGAAGTTTGTGTTTCGGAAATCCTTAAGAAATTTAAGATGTAAGATTGCAAGCCAATAAGCACCTCCGTGGATATAACGTTAAACTGCTAAAGCATGATAACAAAGACAAGgcaaatccaaaaattttcaagagtaTGGTTCGAAGTATGGGATGCCTAACATGCATATATAATACCATACATTCTCTTTGGTGTCGGACTCGTTAGTCGCTACATAAAAGCATTGACTATGATCTGTATGAAGATTTCCAATAAAATTCTTTTCTACTTGGAAGCTATATTTGACTTTGGATTACATTAATCAACTTTTATAGAGTTTGAATTTGTGGACTATTGTGATAGTATTTGTGGGTAGAGATATGGATggtaaaaatagtatatatatatatatatatatatgtgtgtgtgtgtgtgtgtgtgtgttggggggggggggggggtggggggcgACAAATATTACATTCACATGAACTTCCAAGAAGTAACAAATTATAACATTCTTGTCAAGTTGGGTATGTTGCTACAACCGCTAGTGTTTGTCATAGGATTTGGCTCAGAAGTTTATTAAAGGAGCTGCATTTGCCGCAAGTAGAAGCCATAAAGATATTTGTTGGCTATAAGTTATCGCTCTCTCTTgtgggtttggcttacctccaatatttttttaattggacatatccttttattttaaatatacaacgACAAGTgatagtgagttttaatctccacattttatttagttagtaagTGACGTAATAgtctctcattaaaacaaaagaagattccagttaaaaaagtactggaggtaagccagccacacccttttttttgtaaataaactaTCATTTCAAAATAGAAGTAAGAAACATTGATACAATATATCATTTTATCCGAGAatgtatttgttaaaaaaaaaagttcaactTGAGTTCCTGCTGTCACACGATCAAGGTTTTAGATATACACACCAAGCCACTCAAATAAGACACTATTTACAAATGCTAGCCTTGGAGTGACCAGGCCCACCGGGGGATGTTAGAAGTTACTTGTTTTAACTAAAATCTCATTAATAACATGACTTATATGaattaaataacaattgaaTCAATACATGTGAGAAATCTCTTTTATGTTAAGCTGAAAGTTCATAAATGTGATGACTTATATAATAAATGTAATCAAAGTTGAAAGTTATATGGTGTAGTATATATGGCCCAAATATCTGTCTATTTGTAATTAagagtgaagaaaagaaataataatacaaaagagtttttcttaattccattatattttcatttgagaGTGAGAGTCCCTTTGATTAAGTGTGATTTGAGTATGGGAGTTTGTGTGTGAAGTTCCACCAACTTTTGATAGAGTTTATTTTGGTCTTAATTGCAAATATTATTAACTAATAAAAGGTTTAGAATTGCTCATTTCATTTACGAAACTAATAAAGAGGTTTTGAATTGCTTACTTAGACCAAAAGTTATCTTAAACATAGCAATTTGTATCTTCTAATGTGGCAGGTTTCTTAATAAAGCCTTGCTGTCTCCAGACCATCATAAAGAAGAAGGTAAGGTTTATACTATTAGTGAGGTTGAAGAAGCAAAGGCAGTTCTTAGGCTTTTTCCAATATGGGCTACAAACTTGGTATACGCAATAGTATATGCACAGGCCTCAACTTTTTTTACCAAACAAGGGGCTACCCTAGACAGAACACTTTTTCCAGGCTTTAAGATACCAGCAGCTTCATTACAGTTCTTTATTGGCCTAGCCATtgttcttttcattcctttatatGACCGTATTTTTGTACCTATAGCAAGAACTTTCACCACTAAACCCTCTGGCATCACAATGCTACAGAGAGTTGGAATTGGGATGCTTTTATCTGCTGCTTGCATGGTAGTTGCGGCTCTAGTTGAAATAAAAAGGCTTAATACTGCTAAAGAACTTGGGTTGGTTGATAGGCCAAATGTGACTATTCCAATGAGTGTGTGGTGGTTGGTTCCTCAATATGTCTTGTCAGGAATTGCCGATGTTTTCACCTTGGTTGGTTTGCAAGAGTTCTTCTATGATCAGGTCCCAAGTGAATTAAGGAGTGTGGGTATTGCTCTTTACCAAAGTATTCTCGGTTTGGGCAGCTTATTAAGCAGCCTCCTTGTCTCAGTCATTGAGGAAGCCACTGGTGGTTATGGTAGATATAGTTGGTTTTCTAATAATCTTAATAGGGCACATCTTGATTACTTTTACTGGCTACTTGCTGGACTCAGTGTAGTAGCATTTGCTGCGTACTTGTATTTTGCAAAATCTTACATTTATAAGAGGCCAAGCACAATGTAAATATAGTATCATTGCAAGTGAAGTTGTTGTAGCCAAATATATGGATGGGGAAGTACATAAAAATGCAGATTTTATCTCATGAATACTGCACTATAAATATTGTAAGGACGTAAGGCTTTCGTTTAGTTTAGGCTAGCTAGTATCTCTAGTTGTACATGAGATATTTTGTCATCCATTTTTATTCTAGAAGCTCAAAACTTCTAAAATTGAGAATTAATAGTAGTTAAGAATTCGGGATGCTTAGTGGCATAGACTGCTCTCTTATACTATCGTATATAagttactcaaaaaaaaaaaaaaaactattgaattataaaaataaaaattaaaaattttattttctatcctAAATAATGAGGTTATGTCTAATGTCTTTCTTAAACCACAAATGTGACAATCAACCCCAAttgaattgaaaagaaaatttttggtgCATTAGTGTTCCAAATGTTGAAAATAACGGCCGTAGAATTTAGGCTAGGGAACATGAGCTGGGGCAAATTTGTGGTGGAATGAAGAGGTCTATAAAACAATTAggtcaaaaatagattttaaaaattatttttgggttaaaattcaaaattcaccctctaagtttcttcaaaattcattttagttttttaactttactttcattcatTTCAGTTCCCCAAG is a genomic window of Quercus lobata isolate SW786 chromosome 2, ValleyOak3.0 Primary Assembly, whole genome shotgun sequence containing:
- the LOC115975117 gene encoding protein NRT1/ PTR FAMILY 5.10-like isoform X2, with product MRSKAGWGGKIFSSLLYYLLSILGFKSYLEGLGLLTLSAVLPSLADYVDTNKSMSCCPKLIVILFFFSLYLVAVGQGGHKPCIQAFGADQFDGEDPKERNAKSSFFNWWFLGVCGSAAVTVLALSYIQDNLSWGLGFGIPCILMIIALVIFLLGTRTYRYCIKRDETSPFVRIGGVFVAAVRNCHTTPSTIAIEEEACGASHHSSEQFKFLNKALLSPDHHKEEGKVYTISEVEEAKAVLRLFPIWATNLVYAIVYAQASTFFTKQGATLDRTLFPGFKIPAASLQFFIGLAIVLFIPLYDRIFVPIARTFTTKPSGITMLQRVGIGMLLSAACMVVAALVEIKRLNTAKELGLVDRPNVTIPMSVWWLVPQYVLSGIADVFTLVGLQEFFYDQVPSELRSVGIALYQSILGLGSLLSSLLVSVIEEATGGYGRYSWFSNNLNRAHLDYFYWLLAGLSVVAFAAYLYFAKSYIYKRPSTM
- the LOC115975117 gene encoding protein NRT1/ PTR FAMILY 5.10-like isoform X3, which gives rise to MQIILIEGLGLLTLSAVLPSLADYVDTNKSMSCCPKLIVILFFFSLYLVAVGQGGHKPCIQAFGADQFDGEDPKERNAKSSFFNWWFLGVCGSAAVTVLALSYIQDNLSWGLGFGIPCILMIIALVIFLLGTRTYRYCIKRDETSPFVRIGGVFVAAVRNCHTTPSTIAIEEEACGASHHSSEQFKFLNKALLSPDHHKEEGKVYTISEVEEAKAVLRLFPIWATNLVYAIVYAQASTFFTKQGATLDRTLFPGFKIPAASLQFFIGLAIVLFIPLYDRIFVPIARTFTTKPSGITMLQRVGIGMLLSAACMVVAALVEIKRLNTAKELGLVDRPNVTIPMSVWWLVPQYVLSGIADVFTLVGLQEFFYDQVPSELRSVGIALYQSILGLGSLLSSLLVSVIEEATGGYGRYSWFSNNLNRAHLDYFYWLLAGLSVVAFAAYLYFAKSYIYKRPSTM